The Fundidesulfovibrio terrae genomic sequence ACGCAATCGGTGGTGGAGTTCGGTCTTTTCCTGGATGAGCGGATGACGCTCACTCTCAGGAGCACGATCCTGCATATCGACGCCAACGGGGGCAAAGTGAAATGCCGTCTATCTTTCTCCAGAGATCAGGAGGAGGAACTGTCGCGGCTGGCAATATTTTTGCAGAGTCTCATCAAGCTGCTGCGCGAATGACGCATTGACCGGCAGGGCCGGGCTCGTGTAGCAGCAGGCGAAAGCTGCAGTGAAACGGGCATGATACTCGATCTGTTCAAAAAGAAGGAATCGTCCCTCGACGGCGCCTCGCAAGAGGTGTTGGACCAGGCCATGGTCCAACGGTCCAAGATGGACATCGTGTTCGAGGGGAACGTCACCACCCTCAAGGGCTTGAGCTGCGCGCTGAACACCGTCGGCAAGGAAAGCCTGTTCCTGGACGTCTACGGCATCGACAAGCCCGGCAATTTCGCGGGCCGCTATTTCAGTTGCTATTTCCGCATCCGGGAAGGCAAGGCGGGCGTCGGATTCTACGGCTTCCGCTCCAAGGTGGAGGCGGTGCGCCAGGCCAAGAACGGCGGCATCGTGTTCGTGGCCTCACTGCCCGCCCGGGTCGAGCGCTCCCAGCGCAGGCGCAGCATGCGCGTGCGCCCGGCGCTCTCCTGGTTCGACGAGATCATGTTCTGGAAGGGCGCCAAGCTCGACGCCCCGGACGAGGACAAGATCCTCCTGGGCTTGCGGGAACTCAACCAGGGCAAGCTCTGCCGCCTGGAGAACATGTCCGCCGGGGGGGTTGGGCTGCACCTTGACCGGGAATTCTGCCGCCAGTCGGAATTTTGTCCCAACACCCAGGACGAGTTCACCCTCTACATCCGCTTCGCCCAGGACATCCGCAACCAGCCGCGCGAGTTGTGGCTCTCAGGCCGGGCGGTCCGCGTTCTGGAGGACCACGTCTCCAAGGATCTGGAAGTCGGGGTGGAGTTCAAGTCCGTGGGCCGCAAGAACCCGGCCTCGGGCGAGATCGAGTGGATCGCCATCCAGGACAACGTGGCCGAGGAGCTGATCACCCGGGTTTTTGAATGGCACGCCGCGCTCTGCCGCGAACGCGGCGGGCAGGACTTGTAGAGCCCCAGCCCTGTCCTGAGCTTCCCGGCGCGGTCGCGGCGCCGTTTCCCGGAACCCGGCCGCCTGGTCCGTCCGGTGCTTCCCCTGCCTCCGTCGTGTGTGCGGGTGTCCGCATCCGCAACTGCAACATGCTGTTATCGCTAGCCAATTCCAGAGATGTCCGTGCCGGGTGAGCCTCGCGCGGGGTCCCTTGGAATCACTCGACTTTTTTCCTACCCACATTGCACGCCGACGCGAGATGGTCTAATAAGCAGCGTAAGACACCGCCAGGAGGCGCATTCGCCATGAACATGCAAGAGATTCGCGAGAAGGCCAAGGGGCTCGACTTGAAAGTGGCCGTGGGCTGGACCAAGATCACGGCCGTCCGGGCCATCCAGACCGCCGAGGGGTTCGAGCCCTGTTTCGGGCGCGGCCTCTACGACGTGTGCGGCCAGCCTGACTGCTGTTTCCGTCCCGACTGCGAGAAGATCCCCGGGGAGAAATGATTCCGGCGTCGCCGGAGGACCTATTCGGGAACCGGGCAGACCACCTCCTGGGTGGAGCCGGGACCGGCAACGGGACGGAAGCAGCGCTTGCCCGCCCCGCACACCGGGCATTTCCATTCATCCGGGAGGTCCACGAAGGCCGTGCCGGCGACGATTTTCCCCTTGCGATCCCCCCGGTCGGGGTCGTACACGTAGCCACAGTTTGTGGTTTGGCAACGCCACATGTCTTCGGGTCTGGCCATGTATCTGCTCCTCGGGTCGTGTGTAGTGGGGCTTTAAACGGCTTTATCTCACCCGGAGCGGGATATATAGTCGTATGACTCTGATCATCGCGATTCGCAATCTTCTGCACGACAAGGTGCGCCTTGTCGTTACGCTGACCGGCGTGGTCTTCGCTGTGGTGCTCATTGCGGTGCAGGGGGGGCTCTTCGTAGGCTTCACTTCTGCCACGTCCACCATCATCGACAACACGGACGCCGACATCTGGATCTGCGCGCGCGGCATGCGCAACTTCGATATCACCTCCCCCTTGCCGGCCGGTGACTATTACCGTGCCCAGTCCACTCCGGGCGTGCTGGTGGTGCGGCGCATGGTGGCGCAGTTCGCCAACTGGAAGAAGCCCGACGGGGGCACGGAGAGCGTGGAAGTGGTGGGTTATGAGCTTCCGGGCGGGATAGGCAAGCCCTGGAACGTGGTGGAGGGCAGCGCCGAGAGCCTGAACCTGACCGACACCGTGGTCATCGACGAGGTCTACCGGGCCAAGCTCGGGGTGAAGCGGCTCGGGGACACGGTGGAGGTCAACGGACACCGCCTGCGCGTCGTGGCCTTCACCCGGGGCATCCGCTCCTTCACCACGTCGCCTTGGATCTTTTGTTCCCTGCCCATCGCCCAGACCGTGACCAACATGCGCGAGAGCAAGTTCTCCTACCTGATGGTCAAGGTCGCACCGGGCCACTCCGTGGAATCCGTGCGCCGGGGGCTTCTGGCCCACATGGACGGCGTGGATGTGTACACGCGCAAGGAATTCTCCCACAAAACGCAGGAATACTGGATGTTCACCACCGGGGCGGGAATCGCGCTCCTCATCGCCGCCGCCCTGGGGCTGGTGGTGGGCGTGGTGGTGGTGGCCCAGACCCTCTACGCCACCACCATGGACCACCTGGCCGAATTCGGCACCCTGCGGGCCATGGGCGCGAGCAACTGGTACATCTACCACATCATCATCATCCAGGCCCTGGCCAGCGCCTTCGCGGGCTACGGCCTGGGCATCTGCATCAGCTACGTGCTGGTGGGCCTGGCCGAGAAGGGCGGCGCCTCCATCATCCTGCCTTTCTGGCTGGCGGCGAGCCTGTTCGTGATCACGGTCTGCATGTGCGTGGGCGCGGCGGTCATTTCCATCAACAAGGTCACCCGGCTCGATCCGGTGATGGTGTTCAAGGGGCGCTGACATGGCGGCGAACGGCGATTCGGCCATCTCGGTGCGCGGCCTGTCCAAGGCGTTCGGCGCGGGCCAGGCCAGGACCGTGGCCCTGGACGCGGTGGACCTGGACGTACATCCGGGCGAGCTGGTCCTGCTCATGGGGCCGTCGGGCAGCGGCAAGACCACGCTTCTGTCAATCATGGGCTGCATCCTGCGTCCCGACGCGGGCAGCGTGGCCATCCGGGGCCAGGAGATCGTGGGCCTGCCCGAGGCCAAGCTGTGCGCTGTGCGCCTGGGCCACATCGGCTTCATCTTCCAGAACTACAACCTGTTCCCCACCCTGAAGGCCGCCGAGAACGTGATGGTGGCCTTGGACCTCAAGGGCGTGAAGAAGCACGAGGCCCGGGAAAGGTCCCGCGAGGTCATGGAGGCGGTGGGGCTCGGGGACAAGCTCGAAAGCCTTCCTGAGGACCTCTCCGGCGGCCAGAAGCAGCGCCTGGCCATCGCCCGCGCCCTGGCCGGGGACCCGGAGATCATCC encodes the following:
- a CDS encoding rubredoxin, giving the protein MARPEDMWRCQTTNCGYVYDPDRGDRKGKIVAGTAFVDLPDEWKCPVCGAGKRCFRPVAGPGSTQEVVCPVPE
- a CDS encoding ABC transporter permease, with the translated sequence MTLIIAIRNLLHDKVRLVVTLTGVVFAVVLIAVQGGLFVGFTSATSTIIDNTDADIWICARGMRNFDITSPLPAGDYYRAQSTPGVLVVRRMVAQFANWKKPDGGTESVEVVGYELPGGIGKPWNVVEGSAESLNLTDTVVIDEVYRAKLGVKRLGDTVEVNGHRLRVVAFTRGIRSFTTSPWIFCSLPIAQTVTNMRESKFSYLMVKVAPGHSVESVRRGLLAHMDGVDVYTRKEFSHKTQEYWMFTTGAGIALLIAAALGLVVGVVVVAQTLYATTMDHLAEFGTLRAMGASNWYIYHIIIIQALASAFAGYGLGICISYVLVGLAEKGGASIILPFWLAASLFVITVCMCVGAAVISINKVTRLDPVMVFKGR
- a CDS encoding ABC transporter ATP-binding protein, which encodes MAANGDSAISVRGLSKAFGAGQARTVALDAVDLDVHPGELVLLMGPSGSGKTTLLSIMGCILRPDAGSVAIRGQEIVGLPEAKLCAVRLGHIGFIFQNYNLFPTLKAAENVMVALDLKGVKKHEARERSREVMEAVGLGDKLESLPEDLSGGQKQRLAIARALAGDPEIILADEPTAALDSVNGRMVIELLRGLALKRGRCVVVVTHDNRILDFADRIVHIEDGRLNVSEAQS